In Castanea sativa cultivar Marrone di Chiusa Pesio chromosome 6, ASM4071231v1, a single window of DNA contains:
- the LOC142638193 gene encoding uncharacterized protein LOC142638193, which yields MAAILLAKKALFRISNSLPNRDPPGYVQLSSRFCRACFSTSYHAQGSKAVSEPSNVASVLPDSTGSTKNTSTNYEAKDQAQDINDDEDDMSGVTGFVADTAKQGVKKAMDTAEDVSDTVKEAMESAFDVTTKTTQHIKATIVAEADDNVIDTAEYRSIQDAETEKSNLKDMER from the exons ATGGCTGCAATACTTTTAGCAAAGAAAGCCCTCTTCCGCATTTCTAATTCTTTGCCTAATCGTGACCCTCCTGGCTATGTTCAATTAAGTAGCAGATTCTGCAGGGCTTGCTTCTCCACTTCTTACCATGCCCAA GGTAGCAAAGCGGTTTCAGAGCCTAGCAATGTGGCATCAGTACTGCCTGATAGTACAGGAAGCACAAAAAATACAAGCACTAATTATGAAGCGAAAGATCAAGCACAAGATATCAACGATGATGAAGATGATATGAGTGGTGTGACAGGTTTCGTGGCAGACACAGCAAAACAAGGTGTTAAGAAAGCTATGGACACAGCTGAGGATGTTAGTGACACTGTTAAAGAGGCAATGGAAAGTGCTTTTGATGTCACAACTAAGACAACACAACATATCAAGGCGACAATAGTTGCAGAGGCTGATGATAATGTGATTGATACAGCAGAGTACAGAAGCATTCAAGATGCAGAAACTGAGAAAAGCAACCTGAAGGATATGGAAAGGTAG